TCTCATACTTGTACCTATATAACTCAAAATTATTCCCACATTCCAAGATAGTTGGATCCAACATACTTTGACAGAGTTCAACAAACTGTACAGATAAATAtatcaacaagaaaacaaaatcttGCAGGTGAAGGTTCATTCACATACCTGTACAAGAAAAGCCATGTCAACTACTAGGCTCGTAATTACACCAATCACAAGCCCCAAAACTCCATTCGCCACAGTGGAAGAACCAATATCAACATCAATCTACAGAATATAAACAACACATGATCAAATCCGAGACAACATTGTGTCTATTTGTTAAATAACTCAAAGAAAAGGGACAGAAGTCTTTACTTCCAAATACTTGGGACCGCGGATATAGGTGCAGTCAACTGCCTTCCCCAGTAAACAAGGAGTACTTCCGACACTCTGACGCACAATCCATGAGCCCTTCATGTACATGACAGTTTTCAATTCTAAGCACATATACATTGTAATAAAGATATAGAAGGAAGTGGAGAACACAGCAAAATGTCTCAAAGATACCCACAAGTTTCAGCATGCGCATCTGTTTAATATACATTTAATGATCACATGCATGTCGTAAAAGGAAACTTGTTATGGCATCAAACTACTTTCCATGCAGAGATTGACCAAACACTGGCAACTTCAAACCAGGGAGTACAAACAGAAATTTTCAATCCAGAGAACCAATAAACTTTTCTGACGAATAAAAGTGCAAAACAATCTCAACCGAGAACATCTTCTTGAAAAAGGAGTCTTATACATTTCATTCCAAGATATTGTCCCAGATTTCTCAAGAAAATTCTGTATTGGTGACATCTTTAATCTTCAGCAATTGGTTAAAGTTCCAATGTAATAGTTCAGTTATCTCACTTATTCAATCTCAAAAAGTGAAGTTCTCACTTATACTGCTCCGTTGTCATCCACTACCCATAATAGTTGCATGAACCTGAGAGCAATTATCTATCTCAGCCCATCCAGAACAGTTTTTTTCTGAAGAGATGAGTTTAAATTAAAACCAACAAGTTTGTCCTagaatcatataaaatcataagtaATTAAAAGCATCTCTATGGTTGTATTCGTCATAGTATCAGAAGTGTCATCAATAAACATTCTACTACGGAAGTCATTCAAAAAGTTGATAGAAATAAAGGTACCTTTGGCACAGACGGGATGAGCTTCATTCTACTATTACGGAACTCGTCATCCCCATCAACAAACCGTTGCAAAAGAGAACCAGATGTTAACTCTTTCATGACAAAATAGAAAACCATGCTGTAGTGTGTTGATCCAGGAACCTTTCAGAAGACAAATGTTATTCACTTATTTCTTTCCCAAGCACTTGCAAGTTTAACTCAAAACAGAAAGTAGCTGTGGAATGACTTACTTgcacattaaaaattaaagaaaacagTCCTTTTTCTGAAGCAACCTGGAAATAAATGCaccaaaacaaattaaattatggTACTTGATGTCTTGACCACAAATAGGGTAAGCTTAAGTTCTACAGCTAAAAGTGATAGGATGCACAAAATTAAAGCACATAATTGGAGACTTAAGCAGGACCACACTATTATTAGGAATGTGACTTTTCTGTCCTTGGTAAAGAAACCATAACCTAAAAAAACATACAGGTCTTCTGGAGAGCCCTACTCCAACATAAGCCAATTACCAGTGAAAATTAACAGTCCATCTCTGGGACTTAAACTCTAGCCTATGGCAAAATGGACTTCTGATTTTTAAAGTTCACTAGTATTATAATGCTCAGTGTAATAAATCTGTACAAAAGCTATTGCTTAAGAGTGAAACAAAATTGATGAAAAGATGTAAGCCTAATACTTCTAATTTATTAAAGTGAGTTGGAAGAATAATAAAGGGGCTTGTTGAACTTCATCAATATTTTTCGAAGAGTAAAGTAAAAAAGGCACGAAtcttacttttctttaaaaaaaataaaaatagacaatGCTTTTGGGCGTCTCAAAATAGTATCACAACTAACTTCATTTCCATGTCTCAAAAGTTAATCTTCTTTATTCTTCCTTTATCTCAATCTAATATTCCTCTCCTAGTAGTGAAGTTTTACGGCACACAGCCTTCATCCCACTTCGAGTACTTCAATTGACCAAGCACTTGTTGGGAAACACAAGGTCATAAGACAACCTTCTATGTCTTTGAAGAATGAAGTAGAACGATTTTATTAGGAAGAGAAACGTGTGTTCAGAAACACTAGACTCCCCTTAAACCTGATGGTTGCTCCCTATATATTAATAAACACGCTACTTCTCTATATTTCATTCTAATTGGAGGTAATTTGGTGCCTCGGACGAATAAGAAACAATGTGGTTGCTAGATTAAGTGCAGTAACATGGATCACACAACTACTTAAAGAATCGAAATTTGGAGAAATCAGCTAGATGGGAACACAATTGTGGCCTATTAGAAGTAGAGGGTGCCGATCCCCGATCTTTACAGACAGAAAAGGATTGTGATAATCAGCTGCTCTACACATTGCATCAAGTTTGGTGTTCACGAGAGAACAAAATACATTCAGATAAAAGAACTTTTAGGAGACACCTTAGCAAGTTTGTGAAGTCATATAGATCAGTTACAGATATATTCACCAAATCTGTCACTTGTCCCCACTTTAGTTACCTATGTAACAAGCACAGTACGATGACTTGTATGCACCGGCTTGAGAGAGAGTTTTCGATAGTTAAGTAGTAATGTGTATATAGTAGTTAAGTAGCAATGTCTATAAATAGTTATACTTAGTGTAAGTGTTCTCCATAGAAAAACACAGTTATGCATTCTTTTCCCATTCTTTCAGTTCGTCTCTTATTTCTATGTATAACCTTCATAGAAATTTTGATTAACGGTGTGTGTGACTATGACATCCTTTCTTCCTTCCAACATTTTCTATTGGAACcaaatgaaaatgaggaaaACATCTTGACTGCAATGTGATGTTTTCGATTGCTGGTTAACATTCAATTATCAACACGAAATACCCTAAATGGGTAGTCATCTCCTGAAACTAAGCTAATGTATTACTTACTTGTGCTGCACAACCAGGACGTCTAGCAACATGGTCCATTCGTTTTGTATCTTTAAACCAGTCAGCAGCAACAAGATCCATCAGAGGTTTACCAGCAGGAATCTACAAGCATTTTCCAAAGTGATTTTAGATCATGGTGACATAGATTATCTAAGAACCGAAGAGATTATCAAGGAAATGAGGTACAACTAAAGCACACCTTTGATTTATCATAGCAAAAGTTCTTGCTACGAACTCTGAAGTTATTTCCATCAGATATTCTCCAGCAGTTACGACCATTATCACGGTCATCACGTCGAAGGTTACCCGAAAAGATGGAAAAATCAATTTGATCCAAAGGTTCTTCTTCCAGTGCTTTACAAGTACAAAACTAATGTCAGTAAAGAACTTGTGCAGACAACACAAATATTTAGTGAATACTACGAACATGATACATAATGGACAGCACATACCAGTTCTCTTCATTTCACGTTCAGGGCTAGGTGGCATTACCTGCAAAAATTCCAAACCACATGCTCAGCAGTCAGAAAGTATTTATGAAGGAGATGCTGAAAGTACTATGAATATGCATAAAGGCCACACCTCTTGATCAGCCCCTTGGAAATCTTCCTCCTCATCAGAGTACTCATCCATCATTGAAGCATTTCTATTTGCAGCTCGTATTTGATCCAATGAACGAGTACGATGATGAGGAGTCTCCTGGAGTTTTTGATTCCTCTTAGAAGAGACTGAAGCGGATGTCATATTAACCATAACTGGGATTCTTGGAGCAGCAGTTCTTTCATCAGTTTGAGAAAAGTATTCACGAAGTCCTGAAGGAGGACAATTTAAAAGTAAGTTACACATTAAGCTTTCATCAAAATATCAGTCAAGAAAGTACagtttcttttccattttttaaaataaatcaaatcatatataataGAACCAAGATGATGCCGAAATTTTCACTGAATGTACAACTTTAAGTTTCTAACAGTTCTATCCAACAACCTATATAAAAAGGAACATGGCTTTAATGTTAATCCCCCACAACAAATATCCAGACAAAGATGTGTCTGGGTTCCATTCCCAAATAagaaatcaatttatttatgtaagTCTCCCAAACCCCTTTCATTAACCTTTTCCACGCACACAACCCATAAAATTTGTTGCTTCTGTTTGACTATCCCTATTGGTTGTACTTACATTTATTtgatcaaaagaaaaagaacaaagggAAAAGAATCATTAACTTAGTTACTTTTGCCTTCTCGCCTCTGCTGACCAAACAACTGTCAATTCAACTATCTTACATGCAACACTAAGTGAAGAGGTGGAAGAGGAAGGCTGAAGCTTCCTGAAATCGCTTAAAAGCACTAGTGACTCTCCAATGCCAAACAATTTATATCTTAAACAGATGATGCATTAGCAAATTTCATGCAAATGAAAAGGTTTGTCACAACAAACTTGAAGTTTCTCAACTATGTGACTTCAGCAGAGCATAAGAAAAGCTAACCCGCCACACTGTTCAACATCTGCAACAGACAATGTTGCTGAAATGACGAGACATAGCCCACACCCCATCCTTTTAAATCGATCTGCATAAGATGTTGCACTTGTGTTCTGGGCCTCCCGTTAAGAGGTTTGAGTGGGGAAATATTGAATCCACCACCTGTGAGTGGTGAGAATTGGTTAGTATATAAGATAAAACCTTCAGAGTACTACTGCGGAAGATATATAGAGAATCATCAATTATGGTTTTCATATGTATTCAGAGCAACTAACTAAATGAGTGGAAGGAAATAGAGGTTACTCTCAATATGAGCTCGAACATATCCAGGTAGTGGACCACAATTCTCATGCTCCCTGGAACGAAATAACACAACTGCAGAATAATGATGGCAAATCAAGTACATTCATAAATAAACTGGAACAAAAGATAAGCTTACAAGATAAGAGCCATTGGATATACTTACCATAACTTCCATCATCATTTCGACGCCAATAACGTACATAGCAAAGATCACGAGGCCATACTAACCTGCATACAGTTAATGTCAATCCAAATACCAAGAatcttatgaaaaaaattggGCCAGCATAGAGCGCAACGTTACAGGGATTCATACAGCCGGCCACAAGTAACTTGGTACAAAGGCATACTTGATTGATTGGACCGGAATTTTGCAATGAGATTTCCTTTtctatatttgttttattgagTGTGTTTGGAGGGATGGGGAGcacaaaatcataatttttattaactACATTTgtcagagaaaaaaaaaaagaaacaaactaGGAGATGCATGAACTCTGATGGTGATTTTGAACCAGTATATTAGGAGATGGAGCTAATTTAACCAAAAACTAAAGCAGAAGTCCAATGAGAAATACAAAACAGAAAAGCAATCATTACGACAAAGAAGTCAGTAATCTTACGTAGGGAACCAGTCAAGTTGAAGTCTGTGATAGAGTATTGCTGTGTGTCCATCTACCTCCTCAACTAAACTACCATACTGGAAGCTACAGTCCCACCTGTTAGACAAATAGTTAGAGACTGAAATAACAGAGAATGTAATGATAATGACTTTTAGCATTAAGTTAACATAGACATTATGTTTTTCACATGGCTGCATATGATCACCCCGTCTAGAGACTTTGTTCCCCAAAGTGAGAAAGTAATTTTAAAGAATGCTTCATATTTCACGATACGAATCTGAAAGAAGAGCTTGGCATAACTGAGAAATCTACGAAGGCTAGTGGCGCAAGGTTCGGAACTTGGTGGACAATGGGCCCGCCCCTCTACCATTTTCCACTTAAATATGGAAGGATCCTTTATCCACATAATGATGTAATTAGGATAATCctaaatgaaaattatataatttggaGAATTATAAGGTTGtagttatttttttccaaaGTTCTTCTAAACACTATTTTATTCACAATAGCTTGAGAGAGTTATCATGCATTCTCAGAATGCTATTATCTGCATCTTTTCTACACTCACCTAAATGGAACGACAATAGTTAGTCACTAGATCATTACTAAAGCCATAGTGTAACCAACATAAGCCAaaaaggtgttgcttagacttgCTACACACCGAGGACCAGCAATTTCTGAATACCAAAATGCACAAATTCAGAGATTACTGCCAATTGAGAGCTCGTAACAAAAAAGTTAATGATAATTTCCAGAATAAACCTATCTACAAACAACAAAAGCACTTTGGAACGAGAAGTAAATACAAGACAACAATGTTTAACTAGACAGTTCACATTACTTACTCAAAACGTGTTGCATCCATGCTCATAACAAGCTCAAATATATTTTCACAACTAGCCTCCACAACCCCAACAGCCTTCATTGCTCTACTACAGCTTTTTGGCTACATAGAGAAAGAGGACTACATGAAATACCGTGAAAAACCATACTTCTGTAAATTGGAAATGCTTGCGCCAGCATAGAACACAAAGATGAACTCATACTAGTAAATCGCCATCCAGAAGCTCCTCAAAAATGCGAAGGCCTGCATTCACACATTAGTGGAGGGAAATTGTCAAGTCTATGAAGATACCACTTTATATGTTGTACAGCTTAACTACACCGAAAGACACAAAAGTAAACATAAAAGAACACAGATTCAAAACATTGCCAGACAACACATGTTTACAGGAAGATAAAGATAAAAACATTATACAAACCATTTTGGCATTGAAGTAAGCGCCAGTACTTTCTGGAGAACACTTGGTTACTCCCATTCTGATTTGCCAAATCAGAATCTATTTCCTTTGTCCAGTCAAATACAGACTCGGGAGGACCTGTCCATTTAAGATGCAAAATGGATAGCTGAGCAAACATGTAGACAGCAAAACAAGACCAGACAAGTGACAAAATAACAACCTCTTCCAATGGTTGTTCTTCGCAGCAAGTTCGGATGAGAATCATCTTCATCCTCAGCAGCACTAAACCTATAATATCGGACGACCATTACAATTGGAAAAGCTAGAGCAGTTGAAAGATAAATGCTTGGACTAAAAGATATGTGCTACATAGGCACACAAATCTTATATCGAGGACTGAACTACAATCTTTCAAATTATTAAGGTGTGCTTCACAATCTCAGTAAGAATAGTTAGCTGTTTGGTCCTCCCAAATTGAAGGCCTTCTTTCATTCATAGAGTCATTCTAGACCAATTTCTGAAGCAAAACCAGAAGGTGATTTACCTTTCAAAAACAAGATTCTCGAAACACGAATACACTACAGGATATACGTTTTTGCATTCTCAAAATTCTTaagcatttttaaaaaattatgtaagtaGATCAAACCTAAAGGTACAATGCCAATTAAAACCACTATGCTCGGGGTTGAGGGAAGCTTCATTTTAAGGGCCCTTAGTGCCCTGGATTAAGGTGGACATACATCACTTGTTAACTAAGTTTCCCTTAAGAAATTGGAGAAGTATTTTCATAGACCTTATCAATATAACTAGATACCAAAACAAAATGGAGGACATAGATCTAGTAAATTTAGCTTTCCTTTCTGTTTTTGGCCGTTCTATTTAGTAGTGGTGATCTCTCTAATGAACAAATATTAAACTCAATAGGAAGTATTTAGCAAACTCATCTTTTGTCAGCACACTTTTTTTCCATAGTTAAATTTAAATACCAAACTTACTAATGCAATGACAAGTCAAGATCTAATTAACTTCAAAAGAGAAATGTAACAGAAATAGAGCATAAAGAAATAGTGGGATGGACGTATTTCTACATTCTGAATCGAATATACCAACGCCTCCATAACTCGCAGAAGGTAAAAGCAGAATACTTACTGACTTTCATGATCTGATGAGGAAGCATTCCTTCCATTGTCCATATCAGATTTATACTCAAACGAATTGTACTTATTGCCATTAGTTCCTTGAGACTCCTGATGCTGCAAACTGAAGAAATATTACTACCTTCAAGTATCTAGACAAGAATAGGTGGAAGAACTATATATCTGAGGAGGAAATATCAAAGAGAAGCTTTAATACACAAGAGAAAACAACCTGATCaatgattgattcaattttttctttccaaataaGTGCCTCCTGAATGTTGAAAGCTGCCATCTGGAACAAGATAATGATTAATATGAATAAGTTTCTTCCACATCTAGACCTTCATATATTTGGCAGTCTATTTGGAGGGAACAAAATATGGGGTGCTTTGAAGATAAAAAGAAGTTCTATTCAGAAGATCAAAATGAATTAGAGATTTAGAGATAGGATCTCTCTAAGAAGAGAAGGACATAGTTTTGCtttttttctgtaaatactTTTCTTGCACCTTCTAGGTGTTTTTATTAGTACAGTTACCAATTCAGAAGGCAGTGTTTGACCCTAATAACAGTCAAATAAAGGTCATGTATGCTTAGTTATGGTTTTCGAATCTGATCACTGACAGCTATTTAATCTAACAGTATATAGTTTGCATTGCAAATTGAACTTTGTATGCATAATTGAATGGGAAGATGTAATAAGCCCAATATACGTGAGATAGTCCTGAAAAGTTCCATTAACAAAATTAGAGAAGAGCCCTCAGTATCCATCTGCATTAGTTTTATCAGCAAAGGTTGGACTGATGTGACATAACTATCaggagaacaacaacaacaataactatGAGGAGGGGCTAAAGAAATTCAAGAATTAGATTAAGTTGAGATGTAATACGACAAGAATGAAATATGCATTTGGAAACTTGCATACACATTTGAGATGGTGAAGTAAACTGTTTGGAGCAAGAACAGAGTGGATAGAGAAGATCACGCACCGTGACACGGTTATACTTGTCTTTCTTGTTGTAAACTGATAAGACATAAACCATCTGAAAGATATACATAAGGTTAACATCCTCAAACAGAAATGTTAAGTATGACTATTCATCAAGCTTATATCACGACACGCGTCAAAAAGTTATTGTAGGACATCTTTCAAAATTTCAGAATTCAACTGCAATAAATTGTTGTAGGCACAAATACTTCAGAATTCAAGAAAATGGATTCACGTTTATAATAAAGCAAATAATGCACAAATAAACATTAAAGTAAAGATGTAATTGCCCTTCTTTTAACTCGGGACCTAGTTAAAATTTTGGTTGAAATGTTCATCATGTCAATTTCTTTATTCCATCAATATGTTTCACTAAATTTGATCAAGCTCACTACTTCTGTAATTAGGCCATAGATGTACATGCcctttgttttcttcttttcccaaaaaagctttttctttttgttatgcCATATATAATGGAAAGCGaaaattgatattaaaaatttatatactgagGTAGGTTAACAATTTGAAATGCAAAATACACATCGGATTGAGACGCTTTAGTGATGGAATTACACATGACGGAATACTAAAAGAATTCCACATGGGGCagattaataatataaagaatAACCTAGACTTTGCCCATACGAACCACCTCAGTTATTGTATACTGAAATACCCAAACAGGAAGGGGTGAATCCCTACAACTTAAAGTTGACAGTGAAGATCAATTTACCTCACAAAGATGGAGCCAGAATATGATTTGACCTTTCATAATTTGAGAAATAACTTCGAAAAATTCTAACAGTATGAAGCAAATGCAAGATGGTGCATACCCCATCTCACAATTCAGTATGCCTATTATTTCGGTAATCTGAATCAATTGAATGATATGTAAGAGAGTGGGCGTTGTGGAATTCTTTATAGGGTAGGATTAAGTCATGGAATTTATAAGTGAGTGacatttcaaatgttttaagtTCAAGAAATTTAAGCTACTTTTTTCTAATCAGAAGATTTctgttgtttttttatttgtatcacTTGGATGTAAGAGGGACTCCTACAACATCTCGCCCGTCAACTCCCCCTCCCTTTCGAAAACTATCATCGATTTCCCAGCTCTAACGCAGCATGTTTCTCATCTTTTTTGGACCACACTGGTTCAAGCATCTCTAGCCCCTTATCCATCATAAAAACCTTTTAATCCAAGAttttttaactctaaaaatcaCTCTAAATTTGACCATAACAAGTAACAGTACAATTAAGTACTTGAGACATTTAGGTCAAACCACAACTCAATTTAACCATTTAAGGATTAAACAATACTAGCATTACGCATCCAGGTCAGCCAACAATGCAATTCAACCATTGATGGCTTAAAGAATACTAGAATTACACATTTTAAGCCTATTGTGCCACTTTTCATTGTTAGATTTAGTAACAATATTTTGTGCTTCACTAGCAAACACAGCTCTTCTTATTTAAGGCAAAAATCAAACGGTAAGAACGGTTTCTATTTACCAAAAACATTTGTCATACATTCTTAACTGGACTATCCCCTCAATATATAACGCAAAGCCAGATATCATGAATaaacaaatcaaattattaCAACCCATGCTCACATCTTCTTAATACCTAATTTTTCATGCATATTAGAAGTCCAGCCTCTGTACCTCCTAAAGGTAAGGCTGCATACACATTACCCTACCTAGACCCCACTTGTGAGATTAAACCGGGGTATAAGAAGTCCATACAAGCAAATGCTAGATGAACAACGACAAATTGACACTTAATGCTAGAAAAAGAGTTTGATGTTCCATTAAATCGATCAGGTTctctcaaataaatttattacaCTCCGTGTATACTTGTCAGAAAGCAAACAACAACGGTAAAGAACAACTCACGTGTCCATGATGAGTCTTCAGGCCTCGGTCCTCCACCCGACAATTACCATCGATGGGAAGTGTCTTGATTGGAACCTTATAAtcacaataacatcataaatcaattattAGGGGTTTAAGAGACTACAAGTTTCTCCACTGAACCTGCACTATTATAAACAACTATCCAATTGAAGTTCCTTGACTCACATTTCAACATCCTACACTAAGCAAAGATGATATCCTGAAAATGCATCATTTATGTAAGACTTCAATCAAGAAATTATTCTCTATCTGTCTATCAAATCAAAAGGTCAAGTACATTGAGCTCAAAGTCACAAGGCTCAATTCCAACCTAGTTCGGAACCGATAGTATGAATTCTCACtttacatttcatttcatttggaCTCCTTTTATCCGATATTCAGTAGTTTGAAGTTCTCTAAATTTGCTAGTGACATTCGAATCTCAATAAGAAAAGGTATACTCCATCCGTTTCAAATTAAAAGTTCTACTTCCCTTTTCGGTTTGTTTAAAAATGTATGCCTCTTTATACATTTTGTAACTATCTAACTCTGACTTTCTACATAGCATGTGATCACAAGATCCAAAGgcattttgatttttgatacATTACAAACATATTTAGTTTAAGACCATAAAATTTAATCTAGcttaattttaaattgaaacaaaaagagCAATAATAATACTCTTCCTAGTGAACATAAGACCAGCAAATTATAATGTTACTAATAATAGCCTTAAAACTTCAAACAAATTAttcaaattcatgaaactaaCCACATTATCCTGAGGCtttctcttgtagtaagccaacAATCGCGTCTCGAGAACAAAATACCGCATATGAATATAGGATCTGCCAATCTTCCTCCGCCCATACCTAACCATCCACCCATCATACACCACCTTTGACATTTTCacttcaaaaatcaaacttttTCCAACCCCTTTTCTCTGATCCCCACAATCAACAACTATATAcaataaacccctaaaaaacaaaaaactcaaaaaaaattgcCAGAAATCCGGAAGCTTAGACTTTGAATCCTCACTTCCGCTAGTTCGATGAACACTATGCAACTCTATccatcttcaaaaaaaaatcagatctTTTCAACTAATCAGCAAAAcccaaattcaaaattcaaatttgaaaaagttcTTCACTGAAACCTATTGAAAAATCTCTACAACTGACGGCGAAATCTGTGGTTTTTTTGCAAACAATTACTccaccaaaaacaaaaataattaaaaaaattcaacaaaaagtTGATTTTGAATCCCGAAAAGATGATCGCAGCCAAAAAAAACTATGAATCTATCAAATTCGAatcttcttctgcacaattcTGAACAAAATTGAGCAGAAAAAAACGAGCTAAGGAAAAATTTGGTAGCTTTAATACGTATATAGTCAAAATATGCGCGCACACCTTCTTTTGGGGACTCGTGCGATAATTTGATTTAATACggagtttaaataaatttataaattttatataaagtaattttatGTCGATATTATTTGgattatgttaatatgatattttagtacattttgaaaaaataaattaatttaaaaagtgttttattaaatgaattttattaatattgtttCGATTCTAAAtttcattattgttattttatataattatttaatacttaaggataatataagaaaatgcaatatatttcttttttcctttttggttgatgaatttttcttgatttgctaaaataaacaactgattgaaaataaaaaaggggaagtaataataaaataaatatagagaGTACTCTGTAGATTATTAAaaaagattataattttttaaaaatattttgaataatttttatgatattcatagttttcaaatatgtaaatttttatttttaaaatttttagtttttatattcaa
This portion of the Solanum pennellii chromosome 12, SPENNV200 genome encodes:
- the LOC107005217 gene encoding protein ENHANCED DISEASE RESISTANCE 2 isoform X3 is translated as MDTWFMSYQFTTRKTSITVSRWQLSTFRRHLFGKKKLNQSLISLQHQESQGTNGNKYNSFEYKSDMDNGRNASSSDHESQFSAAEDEDDSHPNLLRRTTIGRGPPESVFDWTKEIDSDLANQNGSNQVFSRKYWRLLQCQNGLRIFEELLDGDLLPKSCSRAMKAVGVVEASCENIFELVMSMDATRFEWDCSFQYGSLVEEVDGHTAILYHRLQLDWFPTLVWPRDLCYVRYWRRNDDGSYVVLFRSREHENCGPLPGYVRAHIESGGFNISPLKPLNGRPRTQVQHLMQIDLKGWGVGYVSSFQQHCLLQMLNSVAGLREYFSQTDERTAAPRIPVMVNMTSASVSSKRNQKLQETPHHRTRSLDQIRAANRNASMMDEYSDEEEDFQGADQEVMPPSPEREMKRTALEEEPLDQIDFSIFSGNLRRDDRDNGRNCWRISDGNNFRVRSKNFCYDKSKIPAGKPLMDLVAADWFKDTKRMDHVARRPGCAAQVASEKGLFSLIFNVQVPGSTHYSMVFYFVMKELTSGSLLQRFVDGDDEFRNSRMKLIPSVPKGSWIVRQSVGSTPCLLGKAVDCTYIRGPKYLEIDVDIGSSTVANGVLGLVIGVITSLVVDMAFLVQGNSPDELPEQLIGAVRASHIELSAAVVPKLEPDTTE
- the LOC107005217 gene encoding protein ENHANCED DISEASE RESISTANCE 2 isoform X1 — translated: MSKVVYDGWMVRYGRRKIGRSYIHMRYFVLETRLLAYYKRKPQDNVVPIKTLPIDGNCRVEDRGLKTHHGHMVYVLSVYNKKDKYNRVTMAAFNIQEALIWKEKIESIIDQHQESQGTNGNKYNSFEYKSDMDNGRNASSSDHESQFSAAEDEDDSHPNLLRRTTIGRGPPESVFDWTKEIDSDLANQNGSNQVFSRKYWRLLQCQNGLRIFEELLDGDLLPKSCSRAMKAVGVVEASCENIFELVMSMDATRFEWDCSFQYGSLVEEVDGHTAILYHRLQLDWFPTLVWPRDLCYVRYWRRNDDGSYVVLFRSREHENCGPLPGYVRAHIESGGFNISPLKPLNGRPRTQVQHLMQIDLKGWGVGYVSSFQQHCLLQMLNSVAGLREYFSQTDERTAAPRIPVMVNMTSASVSSKRNQKLQETPHHRTRSLDQIRAANRNASMMDEYSDEEEDFQGADQEVMPPSPEREMKRTALEEEPLDQIDFSIFSGNLRRDDRDNGRNCWRISDGNNFRVRSKNFCYDKSKIPAGKPLMDLVAADWFKDTKRMDHVARRPGCAAQVASEKGLFSLIFNVQVPGSTHYSMVFYFVMKELTSGSLLQRFVDGDDEFRNSRMKLIPSVPKGSWIVRQSVGSTPCLLGKAVDCTYIRGPKYLEIDVDIGSSTVANGVLGLVIGVITSLVVDMAFLVQGNSPDELPEQLIGAVRASHIELSAAVVPKLEPDTTE
- the LOC107005217 gene encoding protein ENHANCED DISEASE RESISTANCE 2 isoform X2 gives rise to the protein MSKVVYDGWMVRYGRRKIGRSYIHMRYFVLETRLLAYYKRKPQDNVMVYVLSVYNKKDKYNRVTMAAFNIQEALIWKEKIESIIDQHQESQGTNGNKYNSFEYKSDMDNGRNASSSDHESQFSAAEDEDDSHPNLLRRTTIGRGPPESVFDWTKEIDSDLANQNGSNQVFSRKYWRLLQCQNGLRIFEELLDGDLLPKSCSRAMKAVGVVEASCENIFELVMSMDATRFEWDCSFQYGSLVEEVDGHTAILYHRLQLDWFPTLVWPRDLCYVRYWRRNDDGSYVVLFRSREHENCGPLPGYVRAHIESGGFNISPLKPLNGRPRTQVQHLMQIDLKGWGVGYVSSFQQHCLLQMLNSVAGLREYFSQTDERTAAPRIPVMVNMTSASVSSKRNQKLQETPHHRTRSLDQIRAANRNASMMDEYSDEEEDFQGADQEVMPPSPEREMKRTALEEEPLDQIDFSIFSGNLRRDDRDNGRNCWRISDGNNFRVRSKNFCYDKSKIPAGKPLMDLVAADWFKDTKRMDHVARRPGCAAQVASEKGLFSLIFNVQVPGSTHYSMVFYFVMKELTSGSLLQRFVDGDDEFRNSRMKLIPSVPKGSWIVRQSVGSTPCLLGKAVDCTYIRGPKYLEIDVDIGSSTVANGVLGLVIGVITSLVVDMAFLVQGNSPDELPEQLIGAVRASHIELSAAVVPKLEPDTTE
- the LOC107005217 gene encoding protein ENHANCED DISEASE RESISTANCE 2 isoform X4 codes for the protein MSYQFTTRKTSITVSRWQLSTFRRHLFGKKKLNQSLISLQHQESQGTNGNKYNSFEYKSDMDNGRNASSSDHESQFSAAEDEDDSHPNLLRRTTIGRGPPESVFDWTKEIDSDLANQNGSNQVFSRKYWRLLQCQNGLRIFEELLDGDLLPKSCSRAMKAVGVVEASCENIFELVMSMDATRFEWDCSFQYGSLVEEVDGHTAILYHRLQLDWFPTLVWPRDLCYVRYWRRNDDGSYVVLFRSREHENCGPLPGYVRAHIESGGFNISPLKPLNGRPRTQVQHLMQIDLKGWGVGYVSSFQQHCLLQMLNSVAGLREYFSQTDERTAAPRIPVMVNMTSASVSSKRNQKLQETPHHRTRSLDQIRAANRNASMMDEYSDEEEDFQGADQEVMPPSPEREMKRTALEEEPLDQIDFSIFSGNLRRDDRDNGRNCWRISDGNNFRVRSKNFCYDKSKIPAGKPLMDLVAADWFKDTKRMDHVARRPGCAAQVASEKGLFSLIFNVQVPGSTHYSMVFYFVMKELTSGSLLQRFVDGDDEFRNSRMKLIPSVPKGSWIVRQSVGSTPCLLGKAVDCTYIRGPKYLEIDVDIGSSTVANGVLGLVIGVITSLVVDMAFLVQGNSPDELPEQLIGAVRASHIELSAAVVPKLEPDTTE